In the genome of Salmo trutta chromosome 18, fSalTru1.1, whole genome shotgun sequence, one region contains:
- the LOC115153278 gene encoding phytanoyl-CoA hydroxylase-interacting protein-like, translated as MEVPRLGHNLTSPMSPCEGMIKNLSLDGIQLCEREGNKSQDSGIVEMEELPVPQNIKISNITCDSFKICWDMEPRVKERITHYFIDLNKKENKNSNKFKHKDVPTKLVAKAVPLPMTVRGHWFLSPRTEYTVAVQTASKQTDGDYAVSEWSEIIEFTTADYSTVHLTQLLEKAEVIAGRMLRFSVFYRNQNKEYFDQAKEVHGNRMLPAVKDNSGSHGSPISGKLEGLYFSCNTEFNTGKPPQDSPYGRTRFEIQAETLFNPKTNLYFGDFYCMYTAYHYVILVLAPQGSPGDDFCKARLQALDVTNNHFLTCTVDEEAGDGALVFQHAQDVILEVIYTEPVDLALGTVSEISGHQLMSLSTVNAKKDPSCKTCNISVGR; from the exons GTAATAAATCCCAGGACAGCGGCATCGTAGAGATGGAGGAGCTTCCTGTCCCTCAGAACATCAAGATCAGCAACATCACATGTGACTCTTTCAAGATTTGCTGGGACATGGAGCCCCGGGTCAAGGAGCGCATCACTCACTACTTCATTGACCTCAATAAGAAGGAGAACAAGAACTCCAACAAGTTCAAACACAAG GATGTCCCCACTAAGCTGGTGGCAAAGGCGGTTCCTCTGCCCATGACGGTGAGGGGTCACTGGTTCCTCAGCCCGCGTACCGAGTACACTGTGGCCGTCCAGACAGCTTCCAAACAGACTGACGGAGACTACGCTGTGTCAGAGTGGAGCGAGATCATAGAGTTCACCACCGCCG ATTATTCCACGGTGCATCTAACCCAACTGCTGGAGAAAGCTGAGGTCATCGCAGGGAGGATGCTGCGCTTCTCTGTGTTCTACAGGAACCAGAACAAAGAGTACTTTGACCAGGCCAA ggaggTGCATGGGAACCGCATGCTGCCAGCAGTGAAGGACAACAGTGGAAGCCACGGCTCACCTATCAGTGGAAAGCTGGAGGGCCTCTACTTCAGCTGCAACACAGAGTTCAACACAGGCAAGCCCCCCCAGGATTCCCCCTACGGCCGCACACGCTTTGAGATCCAGGCTGAGACCCTGTTCAACCCCAAGACTAATCTCTACTTCGGGGACTTCTACTGCATGTATACAGCCTACCACTACGTCATACTGGTGCTGGCCCCACAGGGCTCGCCCGGCGATGACTTCTGTAAGGCAAGGCTGCAAGCGCTCGACGTCACCAACAACCACTTCCTGACGTGCACGGTGGACGAGGAGGCGGGCGACGGAGCGCTGGTGTTCCAGCACGCCCAGGATGTGATCCTGGAGGTGATTTACACGGAGCCCGTGGACCTGGCGCTGGGCACGGTGTCAGAGATCAGCGGGCACCAGCTTATGAGCCTTTCTACTGTCAATGCCAAGAAGGACCCCAGCTGCAAGACCTGCAACATCAGCGTGGGACGCTAG